A DNA window from Castanea sativa cultivar Marrone di Chiusa Pesio chromosome 7, ASM4071231v1 contains the following coding sequences:
- the LOC142605329 gene encoding aspartate--tRNA ligase, chloroplastic/mitochondrial, with protein sequence MSLLLLRTLPLLRSFILKPFPKTTRTLFSVSSASTTGSSETHNIPNPKPPQPLNKNSNSNSNSNSLQWVTRTSFCGHLSTEDLGKRVRLCGWVALHRLHGSLTFLNLRDHTGLVQVTTLPDEFPEAHSTINDLRLEYVIAVEGVVRSRPSDSVNKKMKTGFIEVAAEHVQVLNAVKSKLPFLVTTADDAKDSVKEEIRLRYRCLDLRRQQMNSNIMLRHKVVKFIRRYLEDMHQFVEIETPILSRSTPEGARDYLVPSRIQPGTFYALPQSPQLFKQMLMVSGYDRYYQIARCFRDEDLRADRQPEFTQLDMEMAFTPLEDMLKLNEDLIRKVFLDIKGVQLPNPFPRLTYAEAMSRYGSDRPDIRFDLELKDVSDIFSDSPFRVFADALKSGGIIKMLCVPSGAKSYSNTALKKGDIYNEANKSGAKGLPFLKVLDDGGLEGIPALVSSLDPTNKDQLLRRGSAGPGDLLLFAVGQHVSVNKTLDRLRLFVAHELGLVDHSGHSILWVTDFPMFEWNESEQRLEALHHPFTAPNPEDMNDLASARALAYDMVFNGVEIGGGSLRIFKRDVQQKVLEIVGISQEQAEAKFGYLLEALDMGAPPHGGIAYGLDRLVMLLAGANSIRDVIAFPKTTTAQCALTRAPSEVDAQQLKDLSFQTQ encoded by the exons ATGTCTCTCCTCCTCCTCAGAACTCTCCCTCTCCTCCGCTCCTTCATTCTCAAACCTTTCCCCAAAACCACGCGAACCCTTTTCTCTGTTTCCTCTGCTTCCACCACTGGAAGCAGTGAAACCCACAATATTCCCAACCCCAAACCCCCACAACCTCTCAACAAAAACAGCAACTCTAACTCTAACTCTAACTCTCTCCAATGGGTGACCCGTACAAGCTTCTGTGGCCATTTATCCACAGAAGATCTCGGTAAACGTGTTCGCCTCTGCGGTTGGGTCGCCCTCCACCGCCTCCACGGTTCCCTCACTTTCCTCAATCTCAGAGACCATACTGGTCTCGTTCAG GTCACCACGTTGCCGGATGAGTTTCCTGAGGCTCATTCGACCATCAATGACTTGAGGCTCGAGTATGTTATTGCAGTAGAAGGCGTTGTTCGGTCTCGGCCAAGTGATTCTgtcaacaagaaaatgaaaactgGCTTTATAGAG GTTGCTGCAGAGCATGTTCAAGTATTGAATGCTGTGAAATCAAAGTTGCCATTCTTAGTTACCACAGCTGATGATGCTAAAGATTCTGTTAAGGAGGAGATCCGTTTGAG ATATCGATGTCTTGATCTACGGCGGCAGCAAATGAATTCCAACATAATGCTGCGCCATAAGGTGGTTAAATTTATTCGAAGATATCTAGAggacatgcatcaatttgtggAG ATTGAGACTCCAATACTCTCTAGATCTACTCCAGAAGGTGCACGGGATTATTTGGTTCCCTCACGAATTCAG CCAGGAACATTCTATGCTTTACCTCAAAGTCCACAACTGTTTAAGCAGATGTTAATGGTCTCTGGTTACGATAGGTATTATCAAATAGCAAG GTGTTTTCGAGATGAAGATCTAAGAGCAGATAGACAACCTGAGTTCACACAGCTTGATATGGAAATGGCTTTCACTCCTTTGGAGGACATGTTGAAACTTAATGAAGATTTGATCAGGAAG GTTTTTCTAGATATTAAAGGTGTCCAGCTGCCAAATCCTTTCCCAAGGCTTACATATGCTGAAGCAATGAGTCGATATGGTTCTGACAGGCCAGATATTAGATTTGATCTTGAGTTGAAAGAT GTATCTGATATTTTCTCAGATTCCCCCTTCAGGGTTTTTGCAGATGCCTTGAAGAGTGGGGGAATTATTAAGATGCTATGTGTGCCCTCAGGTGCCAAAAGTTATTCAAATACAGCTCTTAAGAAAGGTGATATTTATAATGAAGCAAACAAATCTGGAGCAAAGGGTTTGCCTTTCTTGAAGGTCTTGGATGATG GGGGTCTTGAGGGAATTCCTGCTCTAGTATCAAGTTTGGATCCTACAAATAAAGATCAACTGCTGAGACGAGGCTCTGCTGGACCGGGTGATCTTTTGTTGTTTGCAGTGGGTCAACATGTGTCAGTAAATAAAACTCTTGATCGTCTGAGGTTGTTTGTAGCCCATGAATTAGGCTTGGTTGACCAT TCCGGGCATTCAATTCTGTGGGTGACTGATTTTCCGATGTTTGAGTGGAACGAATCAGAACAGAGGCTTGAG GCCTTACATCACCCCTTCACAGCCCCAAATCCTGAAGACATGAATGATCTTGCCTCTGCTCGTGCACTAGCTTATGACATGGTTTTCAATGGAGTGGAG ATTGGTGGGGGAAGTTTGAGAATATTTAAACGAGATGTACAGCAAAAGGTTTTGGAAATTGTTGGCATCTCCCAGGAGCAG GCTGAAGCAAAGTTTGGTTATCTTCTGGAGGCATTAGACATGGGTGCTCCACCACATG GAGGAATCGCTTATGGGTTGGATAGATTGGTTATGTTGTTGGCAGGTGCTAATTCCATCAGGGATGTTATAGCTTTCCCAAAGACAACAACTGCACAGTGTGCCCTCACTCGTGCACCATCAGAGGTCGATGCTCAGCAGTTGAAAGATCTATCATTTCAAACTCAGTAG
- the LOC142644200 gene encoding agamous-like MADS-box protein AGL62: MTSTEFLYFLPSNTMRKSKGRQKIEMVKMPNDSNLQVTFSKRRSGLFKKASELCTLCGAEIGIIVFSPGKKVFSFGHPCVETIIDRFLTRNPPQNSGTLQLIEAHRNASVREHNVQLTQLTNQLEAEKKRGEALNRMRKAGQAEHWWEAPIEGLGLQQLEQLKGSLEELKKNVAKQADRLLIQNSNPPQFFGAGNSNHGVIPFDTIIPYDTKNVGLSGNAMPHTYNHGYGRGFF, from the exons ATGACAAGCACAGA GTTCTTGTATTTCCTTCCTTCAAACACGATGAGAAAGAGCAAGGGCCGGCAAAAGATCGAGATGGTGAAGATGCCTAATGACAGCAATCTCCAAGTGACTTTCTCGAAACGCCGGTCTGGGCTCTTTAAGAAGGCCAGCGAGCTTTGCACCCTATGTGGTGCTGAGATTGGCATCATTGTCTTCTCACCAGGTAAGAAGGTCTTCTCTTTTGGCCACCCCTGTGTGGAGACTATCATTGATCGGTTTCTCACCCGAAATCCTCCCCAAAACTCCGGCACGCTCCAGCTTATTGAAGCACACCGGAACGCCAGCGTTCGGGAGCACAATGTGCAGCTTACTCAGCTCACAAACCAGCTGGAGGCTGAGAAGAAGCGTGGTGAGGCACTGAACCGCATGCGCAAAGCTGGCCAGGCTGAGCACTGGTGGGAGGCACCTATTGAAGGGCTAGGGTTGCAACAGCTTGAGCAGTTGAAGGGGTCTTTGGAGGAGCTGAAAAAGAACGTGGCTAAGCAGGCTGACAGGCTTTTGATCCAGAATTCAAATCCCCCTCAGTTTTTTGGAGCTGGGAATTCCAACCATGGGGTTATTCCCTTTGATACCATAATCCCTTATGACACAAAGAATGTTGGGTTAAGTGGCAATGCAATGCCCCACACATATAATCATGGATATGGAcgtgggtttttctaa